A genomic stretch from Aedes albopictus strain Foshan chromosome 2, AalbF5, whole genome shotgun sequence includes:
- the LOC109403052 gene encoding uncharacterized protein LOC109403052, whose product MLKLSILIVALFGVALASRHHGYVTHVKHVPFKASEATESAQESEQAVADGAQESGQSEGQEAGLNAEGAQEENASGLDEEADKTESDQIDNQLQSQGAYGGQQEDDEFGSSHFTYPKYKFEYGVRDFHTGDHKSQWEIRDGDFVKGEYTLADADGTQRIVKYRADDKNGFRADVRQLGKGFAQQEAQEESLDGQNEIGEKFGYSYSKLRRYH is encoded by the coding sequence ATGTTGAAGTTATCAATTCTTATCGTGGCTCTGTTTGGAGTAGCCTTAGCCTCGAGGCATCATGGATATGTGACACATGTGAAGCATGTTCCCTTTAAAGCGTCTGAGGCAACCGAGTCTGCCCAAGAAAGTGAACAAGCAGTAGCTGATGGTGCTCAGGAAAGTGGTCAAAGTGAAGGGCAAGAAGCTGGACTCAATGCAGAAGGTGCCCAAGAAGAAAATGCATCAGGATTGGATGAGGAAGCTGATAAAACGGAAAGTGACCAGATTGACAATCAACTTCAATCTCAAGGGGCTTACGGAGGGCAGCAGGAAGATGATGAATTCGGATCCAGTCACTTCACATATCCAAAATACAAGTTCGAATACGGTGTGCGAGACTTCCACACTGGGGATCACAAAAGCCAGTGGGAAATTCGTGATGGAGATTTTGTGAAGGGAGAATATACGCTGGCAGATGCCGATGGAACACAAAGAATCGTGAAGTACAGAGCCGATGATAAAAACGGATTCAGAGCTGATGTGAGGCAACTGGGGAAGGGATTTGCCCAACAGGAAGCACAGGAAGAAAGTCTAGATGGACAGAATGAAATTGGCGAGAAATTTGGGTACAGCTACAGTAAACTGAGGCGGTATCATTAG